A stretch of the Musa acuminata AAA Group cultivar baxijiao chromosome BXJ2-7, Cavendish_Baxijiao_AAA, whole genome shotgun sequence genome encodes the following:
- the LOC135582865 gene encoding protein GIGANTEA-like isoform X1, giving the protein MAVSNEKWIDGLQFSSLFWPPPQDETQRQVQVLAYVEYFSQFTSEEFPEDIAQLIQSHYPSKEKRLLDEVLALFILHHPEHGHAIVHPILSLIIDGTLVYNRNNPPFSSFISLVSQNSEKQCSEQWALACGEILRILTHYNRPIFKAECHNTGTERSNSCNHATTSKSEKQEANNPILQEHDRKPLRPLSPWITDILLASPLGIRSDYFRWCGGVMGKYAAGGELKPPTTACSHGSGKHPLLMPSTPRWAVANGAGVILSVCDEEVAHYETANLTAAAVPALLLPPPTTPLDEHLVAGLPPLEPYARLFHRYYAIATPSATQRLLLGLLEAPPSWAPDALDAAVQLVELLRAAEDYASGMRLPRNWMHLHFLRAIGIAMSMRAGVAADAAAALLFRILSQPTLLFPPLRHAEGVEVHHEPLGGFISSYKKQLEVPASEASIEATAQGIASMLCAHGPDVEWRMCTIWEAAYGLLSLSSSAVDLPEIVVAAPLQPPPLSWNLYLPLLKVLEYLPRGSPSEACLIRLFVATVEAILRRTFPSESSTKQKRKSRLHGSMWSATKNFAIAELHTMIHSLFLESCATMDLASRLLFVVLTVCVSHEALPNGSKRSTDYGSYSADEFTEEPQVVNGRAANINKIRKKQGPVSTFDSYVLAAVCALACELQLFPIISKNGIHSDSKKSAKSIKAAKTNGIAYELHSTIRSAVCHTRRILGILEALFSLKPSSIGTSWSYGSNEIVAAAMVAAHVSELFGRSKACMNALSIMMRCKWDVEISTRASSLYNLIDKHGKIVASIVHKAEPLEAQLVHAQVRKDDPTCSSGRVSVSTGSSAFLPEDIPCSDSNCSSSGTFVKAGKGILSTDTSIETSGKSFSSLPVDASDLANFLMTDWYVGYNCGAQTLLRSVLAEKQELCFSVVSLLWHKLIAAPETKMSAESTSAHQGWRQVVDAICNVVPASPTKASTAIVLQVQKLFSFKLFQYISYLCFKLFQLLFKCSRFFSHFWRNVFFGQAEKDLQPWIARDDEQGQRMWKINHRIVKLIVELMRNHECPEALIILASASDLLLRATDGLLVDGEVCTLPQLELLEVTAKAVQLVIHWGETGLAVADGLANLLKCRLSSTVRCLSHPSAHVRALSASVLRDILHSSPTTISGGCLNVDGQRNCNSSYHWQADMENCIQWEAQSRLATGLTLAYLCAAAKELGCPIDC; this is encoded by the exons ATGGCTGTGTCAAATGAAAAGTGGATTGACGGGCTCCAGTTCTCATCCCTCTTCTGGCCACCACCCCAAGATGAGACGCAAAGGCAG GTACAAGTTTTGGCCTATGTTGAATACTTCAGCCAATTCACCTCAGAGGAATTCCCAGAAGATATAGCTCAG CTAATCCAAAGTCATTATCCCTCTAAAGAAAAGCGCCTTCTGGATGAAGTTCTGG CTCTATTTATTCTACATCATCCGGAGCATGGCCATGCAATTGTCCATCCTATTCTGTCACTAATAATTGATGGGACATTGGTGTATAATAGAAACAACCCGCCATTTAGTTCTTTCATATCCTTAGTCAGCCAAAATTCAGAG AAACAGTGTTCTGAGCAATGGGCTTTGGCATGTGGTGAAATTTTACGCATATTGACCCACTACAATCGGCCAATTTTCAAGGCTGAGTGTCATAATACTGGAACTGAGAGGAGCAATAGTTGTAACCATGCAACGACAAGCAAGTCTGAGAAGCAAGAAGCTAACAATCCAATTCTACAGGAACATGATAGGAAACCACTACGACCATTATCTCCTTGGATTACAGACATATTGCTTGCTTCACCATTGGGCATTAGAAGTGATTATTTTAGATG GTGTGGTGGGGTCATGGGCAAATATGCAGCTGGCGGAGAACTAAAACCTCCAACAACTG CTTGTAGTCATGGATCTGGAAAACATCCTCTACTTATGCCATCAACTCCTCGATGGGCTGTTGCCAATGGAGCCGGAGTTATATTGAGTGTTTGTGATGAGGAAGTAGCTCATTATGAAACTGCAAATTTGACAGCAGCAGCTGTGCCTGCACTTTTACTCCCTCCTCCTACGACCCCCTTGGATGAGCATCTTGTTGCTGGACTGCCTCCTCTTGAACCTTATGCTCGTTTGTTTCATAG GTACTATGCAATTGCTACACCAAGTGCAACACAGCGGCTACTTCTTGGACTTCTTGAAGCACCTCCATCATGGGCTCCAGATGCGCTTGATGCTGCTGTACAGTTAGTCGAACTCCTTAGAGCAGCCGAGGATTATGCATCTGGCATGAGG CTTCCAAGAAATTGGATGCATTTGCATTTCCTGCGTGCTATTGGCATTGCGATGTCCATGAGAGCTGGTGTTGCTGCAGATGCTGCAGCTGCTTTACTCTTCCGCATACTCTCACAACCTACACTGCTTTTTCCGCCTTTAAGGCATGCTGAAGGAGTTGAAGTCCATCATGAACCCCTGGGTGGTTTTATATCATCATATAAGAAACAG CTTGAAGTTCCTGCATCAGAAGCTTCTATTGAAGCAACAGCTCAGGGGATTGCGTCAATGTTGTGTGCCCATGGTCCTGATGTTGAATGGAGAATGTGTACCATATGGGAAGCTGCATATGGTTTGCTTTCTCTGAGTTCCTCCGCTGTTGACTTGCCTGAAATAGTAGTTGCAGCTCCATTGCAACCTCCTCCATTATCTTGGAATTTGTATCTACCGCTATTAAAAGTCTTGGAGTATCTCCCACGAGGAAGCCCATCTGAAGCATGCCTCATAAGGTTATTTGTCGCTACTGTTGAAGCTATACTCAGAAGAACCTTTCCTTCAGAAAGCTCTACTAAGCAAAAACGTAAATCAAGACTTCATGGAAGCATGTGGTCTGCAACTAAGAACTTTGCTATTGCAGAGCTTCATACAATGATTCATTCTCTATTTCTGGAATCTTGTGCAACAATGGACCTTGCATCCCGTTTATTATTTGTTGTGCTAACTGTTTGTGTTAGTCATGAAGCTTTACCAAATGGGAGTAAAAGGTCAACAGACTATGGTAGTTATTCTGCAGATGAATTCACTGAGGAGCCACAAGTTGTCAATGGAAGAGCTGCTAATATAAACAAAATTCGGAAGAAACAAGGACCTGTCTCAACATTTGATTCCTATGTTCTGGCAGCTGTATGTGCATTGGCTTGTGAGCTTCAGTTGTTtcctataatttcaaaaaatggtATACATTCAGATTCCAAGAAATCTGCAAAAAGCATCAAGGCTGCAAAAACTAATGGAATTGCTTATGAGTTACATAGTACTATAAGGTCTGCTGTCTGTCACACTCGTAGAATTCTTGGAATTTTGGAAGCCCTATTCTCACTGAAGCCATCTTCTATTGGTACGTCATGGAGCTACGGTTCGAATGAGATAGTAGCTGCTGCTATGGTTGCTGCACATGTTTCTGAGTTATTTGGAAGATCAAAGGCTTGCATGAATGCTCTCTCCATTATGATGCGCTGCAAGTGGGATGTAGAGATTTCCACTAGGGCATCTTCACTTTATAATCTTATTGACAAACATGGCAAAATTGTTGCCTCAATAGTTCATAAGGCCGAACCTCTCGAAGCACAACTAGTACATGCACAAGTGCGGAAGGATGATCCAACATGTTCAAGTGGTAGAGTATCAGTTTCTACGGGCAGCAGCGCCTTTTTACCAGAGGATATCCCATGCTCAGATTCTAACTGTAGTTCATCAGGAACATTTGTAAAGGCTGGCAAAGGAATTTTATCCACTGACACTAGTATAGAGACATCAGGGAAAAGTTTTTCAAGTTTGCCGGTTGATGCTTCAGATTTGGCAAATTTTTTAATGACAGACTGGTATGTCGGTTACAATTGTGGCGCACAAACTCTACTGAGATCTGTTCTTGCAGAGAAACAGGAATTATGTTTCTCTGTTGTTTCATTGTTGTGGCATAAACTAATTGCAGCCCCGGAAACAAAAATGAGTGCAGAAAGCACATCTGCTCATCAGGGTTGGAGACAG GTTGTAGATGCAATTTGCAATGTCGTTCCAGCATCACCAACAAAAGCTTCAACAGCTATCGTTCTACAGGTCCAGAAATTATTTAGTTTTAAACTATTTCAGTACATAAGTTACTtatgttttaaattatttcagCTATTGTTCAAATGCTCCCGTTTTTTCAGTCACTTTTGGAGAAATGTGTTCTTTGGGCAGGCAGAAAAGGATTTGCAGCCATGGATTGCAAGGGATGATGAGCAAGGGCAGAGAATGTGGAAAATCAACCATCGAATAGTTAAATTGATTGTGGAACTTATGAGAAACCATGAATGCCCAGAAGCACTGATAATCCTGGCAAGTGCCTCAGATCTTTTACTCCGTGCCACAGATGGATTGCTTGTCGATGGAGAAGTATGCACTCTGCCACAATTGGAG CTTCTAGAAGTGACAGCTAAAGCAGTTCAACTTGTGATACACTGGGGAGAAACAGGTCTTGCAGTTGCAGATGGCCTCGCAAATCTGCTTAAG TGCCGTTTATCATCAACCGTCCGTTGCCTTTCTCATCCAAGTGCACATGTTCGTGCTCTCAGTGCATCAGTTCTTCGGGACATATTGCATAGCAGCCCAACAACCATATCCGGCGGTTGTTTGAACGTGGATGGGCAGCGCAATTGCAATTCATCTTACCACTGGCAGGCAGACATGGAGAACTGCATACAATGGGAAGCTCAGAGCAGACTTGCGACTGGTCTAACGCTTGCTTACCTTTGTGCCGCTGCAAAGGAATTAGGCTGCCCCATCGATTGTTGA
- the LOC135582865 gene encoding protein GIGANTEA-like isoform X2 yields MAVSNEKWIDGLQFSSLFWPPPQDETQRQVQVLAYVEYFSQFTSEEFPEDIAQLIQSHYPSKEKRLLDEVLALFILHHPEHGHAIVHPILSLIIDGTLVYNRNNPPFSSFISLVSQNSEKQCSEQWALACGEILRILTHYNRPIFKAECHNTGTERSNSCNHATTSKSEKQEANNPILQEHDRKPLRPLSPWITDILLASPLGIRSDYFRWCGGVMGKYAAGGELKPPTTACSHGSGKHPLLMPSTPRWAVANGAGVILSVCDEEVAHYETANLTAAAVPALLLPPPTTPLDEHLVAGLPPLEPYARLFHRYYAIATPSATQRLLLGLLEAPPSWAPDALDAAVQLVELLRAAEDYASGMRLPRNWMHLHFLRAIGIAMSMRAGVAADAAAALLFRILSQPTLLFPPLRHAEGVEVHHEPLGGFISSYKKQLEVPASEASIEATAQGIASMLCAHGPDVEWRMCTIWEAAYGLLSLSSSAVDLPEIVVAAPLQPPPLSWNLYLPLLKVLEYLPRGSPSEACLIRLFVATVEAILRRTFPSESSTKQKRKSRLHGSMWSATKNFAIAELHTMIHSLFLESCATMDLASRLLFVVLTVCVSHEALPNGSKRSTDYGSYSADEFTEEPQVVNGRAANINKIRKKQGPVSTFDSYVLAAVCALACELQLFPIISKNGIHSDSKKSAKSIKAAKTNGIAYELHSTIRSAVCHTRRILGILEALFSLKPSSIGTSWSYGSNEIVAAAMVAAHVSELFGRSKACMNALSIMMRCKWDVEISTRASSLYNLIDKHGKIVASIVHKAEPLEAQLVHAQVRKDDPTCSSGRVSVSTGSSAFLPEDIPCSDSNCSSSGTFVKAGKGILSTDTSIETSGKSFSSLPVDASDLANFLMTDWYVGYNCGAQTLLRSVLAEKQELCFSVVSLLWHKLIAAPETKMSAESTSAHQGWRQVVDAICNVVPASPTKASTAIVLQAEKDLQPWIARDDEQGQRMWKINHRIVKLIVELMRNHECPEALIILASASDLLLRATDGLLVDGEVCTLPQLELLEVTAKAVQLVIHWGETGLAVADGLANLLKCRLSSTVRCLSHPSAHVRALSASVLRDILHSSPTTISGGCLNVDGQRNCNSSYHWQADMENCIQWEAQSRLATGLTLAYLCAAAKELGCPIDC; encoded by the exons ATGGCTGTGTCAAATGAAAAGTGGATTGACGGGCTCCAGTTCTCATCCCTCTTCTGGCCACCACCCCAAGATGAGACGCAAAGGCAG GTACAAGTTTTGGCCTATGTTGAATACTTCAGCCAATTCACCTCAGAGGAATTCCCAGAAGATATAGCTCAG CTAATCCAAAGTCATTATCCCTCTAAAGAAAAGCGCCTTCTGGATGAAGTTCTGG CTCTATTTATTCTACATCATCCGGAGCATGGCCATGCAATTGTCCATCCTATTCTGTCACTAATAATTGATGGGACATTGGTGTATAATAGAAACAACCCGCCATTTAGTTCTTTCATATCCTTAGTCAGCCAAAATTCAGAG AAACAGTGTTCTGAGCAATGGGCTTTGGCATGTGGTGAAATTTTACGCATATTGACCCACTACAATCGGCCAATTTTCAAGGCTGAGTGTCATAATACTGGAACTGAGAGGAGCAATAGTTGTAACCATGCAACGACAAGCAAGTCTGAGAAGCAAGAAGCTAACAATCCAATTCTACAGGAACATGATAGGAAACCACTACGACCATTATCTCCTTGGATTACAGACATATTGCTTGCTTCACCATTGGGCATTAGAAGTGATTATTTTAGATG GTGTGGTGGGGTCATGGGCAAATATGCAGCTGGCGGAGAACTAAAACCTCCAACAACTG CTTGTAGTCATGGATCTGGAAAACATCCTCTACTTATGCCATCAACTCCTCGATGGGCTGTTGCCAATGGAGCCGGAGTTATATTGAGTGTTTGTGATGAGGAAGTAGCTCATTATGAAACTGCAAATTTGACAGCAGCAGCTGTGCCTGCACTTTTACTCCCTCCTCCTACGACCCCCTTGGATGAGCATCTTGTTGCTGGACTGCCTCCTCTTGAACCTTATGCTCGTTTGTTTCATAG GTACTATGCAATTGCTACACCAAGTGCAACACAGCGGCTACTTCTTGGACTTCTTGAAGCACCTCCATCATGGGCTCCAGATGCGCTTGATGCTGCTGTACAGTTAGTCGAACTCCTTAGAGCAGCCGAGGATTATGCATCTGGCATGAGG CTTCCAAGAAATTGGATGCATTTGCATTTCCTGCGTGCTATTGGCATTGCGATGTCCATGAGAGCTGGTGTTGCTGCAGATGCTGCAGCTGCTTTACTCTTCCGCATACTCTCACAACCTACACTGCTTTTTCCGCCTTTAAGGCATGCTGAAGGAGTTGAAGTCCATCATGAACCCCTGGGTGGTTTTATATCATCATATAAGAAACAG CTTGAAGTTCCTGCATCAGAAGCTTCTATTGAAGCAACAGCTCAGGGGATTGCGTCAATGTTGTGTGCCCATGGTCCTGATGTTGAATGGAGAATGTGTACCATATGGGAAGCTGCATATGGTTTGCTTTCTCTGAGTTCCTCCGCTGTTGACTTGCCTGAAATAGTAGTTGCAGCTCCATTGCAACCTCCTCCATTATCTTGGAATTTGTATCTACCGCTATTAAAAGTCTTGGAGTATCTCCCACGAGGAAGCCCATCTGAAGCATGCCTCATAAGGTTATTTGTCGCTACTGTTGAAGCTATACTCAGAAGAACCTTTCCTTCAGAAAGCTCTACTAAGCAAAAACGTAAATCAAGACTTCATGGAAGCATGTGGTCTGCAACTAAGAACTTTGCTATTGCAGAGCTTCATACAATGATTCATTCTCTATTTCTGGAATCTTGTGCAACAATGGACCTTGCATCCCGTTTATTATTTGTTGTGCTAACTGTTTGTGTTAGTCATGAAGCTTTACCAAATGGGAGTAAAAGGTCAACAGACTATGGTAGTTATTCTGCAGATGAATTCACTGAGGAGCCACAAGTTGTCAATGGAAGAGCTGCTAATATAAACAAAATTCGGAAGAAACAAGGACCTGTCTCAACATTTGATTCCTATGTTCTGGCAGCTGTATGTGCATTGGCTTGTGAGCTTCAGTTGTTtcctataatttcaaaaaatggtATACATTCAGATTCCAAGAAATCTGCAAAAAGCATCAAGGCTGCAAAAACTAATGGAATTGCTTATGAGTTACATAGTACTATAAGGTCTGCTGTCTGTCACACTCGTAGAATTCTTGGAATTTTGGAAGCCCTATTCTCACTGAAGCCATCTTCTATTGGTACGTCATGGAGCTACGGTTCGAATGAGATAGTAGCTGCTGCTATGGTTGCTGCACATGTTTCTGAGTTATTTGGAAGATCAAAGGCTTGCATGAATGCTCTCTCCATTATGATGCGCTGCAAGTGGGATGTAGAGATTTCCACTAGGGCATCTTCACTTTATAATCTTATTGACAAACATGGCAAAATTGTTGCCTCAATAGTTCATAAGGCCGAACCTCTCGAAGCACAACTAGTACATGCACAAGTGCGGAAGGATGATCCAACATGTTCAAGTGGTAGAGTATCAGTTTCTACGGGCAGCAGCGCCTTTTTACCAGAGGATATCCCATGCTCAGATTCTAACTGTAGTTCATCAGGAACATTTGTAAAGGCTGGCAAAGGAATTTTATCCACTGACACTAGTATAGAGACATCAGGGAAAAGTTTTTCAAGTTTGCCGGTTGATGCTTCAGATTTGGCAAATTTTTTAATGACAGACTGGTATGTCGGTTACAATTGTGGCGCACAAACTCTACTGAGATCTGTTCTTGCAGAGAAACAGGAATTATGTTTCTCTGTTGTTTCATTGTTGTGGCATAAACTAATTGCAGCCCCGGAAACAAAAATGAGTGCAGAAAGCACATCTGCTCATCAGGGTTGGAGACAG GTTGTAGATGCAATTTGCAATGTCGTTCCAGCATCACCAACAAAAGCTTCAACAGCTATCGTTCTACAG GCAGAAAAGGATTTGCAGCCATGGATTGCAAGGGATGATGAGCAAGGGCAGAGAATGTGGAAAATCAACCATCGAATAGTTAAATTGATTGTGGAACTTATGAGAAACCATGAATGCCCAGAAGCACTGATAATCCTGGCAAGTGCCTCAGATCTTTTACTCCGTGCCACAGATGGATTGCTTGTCGATGGAGAAGTATGCACTCTGCCACAATTGGAG CTTCTAGAAGTGACAGCTAAAGCAGTTCAACTTGTGATACACTGGGGAGAAACAGGTCTTGCAGTTGCAGATGGCCTCGCAAATCTGCTTAAG TGCCGTTTATCATCAACCGTCCGTTGCCTTTCTCATCCAAGTGCACATGTTCGTGCTCTCAGTGCATCAGTTCTTCGGGACATATTGCATAGCAGCCCAACAACCATATCCGGCGGTTGTTTGAACGTGGATGGGCAGCGCAATTGCAATTCATCTTACCACTGGCAGGCAGACATGGAGAACTGCATACAATGGGAAGCTCAGAGCAGACTTGCGACTGGTCTAACGCTTGCTTACCTTTGTGCCGCTGCAAAGGAATTAGGCTGCCCCATCGATTGTTGA
- the LOC135616941 gene encoding two-on-two hemoglobin-3-like produces the protein MESLQQKASEWSGVAASDAFAIDDTNIFQALGGIQPFIDLSTNFYNRVYDDEEEWFRSIFANSKKEDAIQNQYEFFVQRMGGPDLYSQRKGHPALIGRHAPFPVTHQAAERWLYHMEQALESIPSIDPDSKVKMMNFFRHTAYFLVAGNEMIKQRQAVQRNQATSDSTSS, from the exons ATGGAATCCCTACAGCAGAAGGCGTCGGAGTGGAGCGGGGTGGCGGCGAGCGACGCCTTCGCCATCGACGACACCAACATCTTCCAAGCCCTCGGCGGAATCCAGCCCTTCATCGACCTCTCCACCAACTTCTACAACAG GGTCTACGATGACGAGGAGGAGTGGTTCCGGTCGATCTTTGCTAATTCGAAGAAGGAGGATGCGATCCAGAACCAGTACGAGTTCTTCGTGCAGAGGATGGGAGGCCCCGATCTCTATTCCCAGAGGAAAG GCCATCCAGCGCTGATTGGACGACATGCCCCGTTTCCGGTTACTCATCAGGCAGCCGAGAGGTGGCTGTACCACATGGAACAAGCATTGGAAAGCATCCCGAGCATTGATCCGGATTCAAAAGTCAAAATGATGAATTTTTTCAG gcACACTGCTTACTTTCTTGTAGCTGGGAATGAGATGATCAAGCAAAGGCAAGCAGTTCAAAGAAATCAGGCAACAAGTGACTCGACATCCTCATAG